GAATTATTAAGTGGAAAGTCTAATATCAATTGGGATTTACTTACAAAAGGAATTTATGGTGCACTTTATCCTCAAGTTAGACAGTCAACGGGACTTAACGTTGGTTCAACTTATACTTTAAATAGGAATTTGTCTTTTTATAGTAACGGTTCATTGTCATACCTAGGGAAATATGTACTCGCCGGAAGTTGGCGTGTAGATCAGACCAACCTATTTGGTGTTGCAGAAAGGAATAGATTTCGTCCGCTTTGGTCTATTTCTGCAAGTTGGAATGCCTCTGAGGAGACATTCCTAAAGCAGGTGGAGTGGCTTAATATGCTAAAAGTGCGTGCTTCGTACGGACTTACAGGGAATGTAGATAGAAGTTCCTCTCCTTATATGAAAGCTTACGTAGGAAATTCAGTGGATGTTGACGCGCGTGTGACTGCCATTATGACACCTCCAAATAAGCTGCTTCGTTGGGAAAAGACCGAATTGGTGAATTTAGGGGTTGATTTCTCCATCTTAAAAAACAGGCTATCGGGAAGTATTGAGGTTTATAGTAAGTATTCTGATGATTTATTATCACCTTATACCTTAGACCCTTCAACTGGCTTTGACTACATGACCATAAACAATGGGGCAATGCTTAATAAAGGGGTGGAAGTTACGTTAAACTATAATTGGTTAAATATAAAAGATTGGTCGGTAAGTTCTAGAGGGCAGTTTGCGTACAACAATAATAGAGTACGACGTGTTGATATACAGCCTACCAAAGCGTTAGATTTAATACAGGATAGTTATTTAGTAGTAGGAAAGCCATACAGTGCGGCTTACGCCTATCGTTGGGCTGGTATAACAGCGGACGGAGAGCCTTCTGTTTATGATAAGGACGGTAATGTTGTTGCTGGAAGTAATCCAATGAAAGACCCTGCTGCGGCTGTTTACGTAGGAAGCTATGATCCTCCAGTTACTGGATCTTTTTTTCAAAATGTAAGGTATAAAGGCTTGACTTTAGACGCCCAAATTGTATTCTATGCTGGCCATAAACTTCGTAATGATGTCGTTCCACTAGCTGCAACAGCGTATGCTAGCATGAAGCAAGGTATTGCCGATAGATGGACTGAAAATAACAAGACGGCTCAAATTCCCAAGTTTCCTGTTTACGGAGCAGTTGGAGATCGGGATAGATTTTGGAGATTGTCAGATGTGCATATCAAAGACGCTTCTACGGTAAAATTACGTGCCATAACACTTGGATATAACGTTACAACTAAAGGCGTTCGTTGGTTAGAAAATAAGAGCTTACAAGTAAAGGCTCAGGTTAATAATCTTTGGTATTGGTGTGCTGCCGGGAACGGTATTGATCCTGAAAATTTCGGTCAAAGAGACGGAACTCGTAATGGCGCAAATATGCCCTCCTATCTGTTCAGTATAAATCTAACCCTTTAGCTTAAAATTATGAAGAAATTACAATTATTGGGACTGGTGACCCTTTCTTCCTTGTTTATAGGATGCGATTTAGATATTCCACCCAAAGGACAGATTATCCTTGAAAAAGAGAAGGATTATACTGCTCTTCTAGACTATGCAAATTTATTCAATTATGATAACCAACTTGCTTGGTACTCCTCTTTTGACGCTGGATCAATGTCTTCAATTGTTACAGGCAATGGTTATTTATTTTCGAAAGCTTGCTATTTAGGGCTGTCTGATGTGGATCGAACAACCGACTTTAAAACTACTCCTCTTTATACGGAATGCTATAAGCGTATTGCTCGTTATAATATAGTAATCGATGAGGTTGTGAAATCTGATGGAGATCCAAAAGATAAGCTGAGAACGCGAGCAGAGGCATTAGTGCTTCGGGCCTATAACTACTTTGTATTGGTGAATACTTTTGCTAAACCTTACAACAAGGCAACATCATCGACAGATGGAGGGGTATTGGTACGAACAGCCTTTTCGCTCGAGGAGAATCCACCGCAAATGACGGTTGAACAGGTATACCACGCTATTGAAAGTGATTTGGTGAGTGCGTTGCCTCATCTTGGCTCAAAAGGAAAAAATGTTAACCATCCAGGTCTTGCATTTGCTAATGGTGTTTTAGCAAAAGTCTACCTCTTTAAGGGAGAGTTTGACAAGGCTGAAACTGCGGCAAAGGAATCGCTTAAGCACAACAGCTTCATTTTTGATTGGGTTGCTTGGGATTTAGGTCCTAAACCTGCTCCTGAAATTGGCTATAACAACGAGGAGAATCTTTACTTTGGTTATGGAATAAATAGTTTTACTCCACTGGGATTTGGTATTGGTCCACGTTTGGTTAGCAAATATACTCCAGGCGATTTACGAAAAGATCGCTTTTTCTGGTACACTTTTTCGGCTTTTTTACCTGGTTGTTACGCATATCGAGAGTATTACGAAAAGGTAAATGGGGTGAATGTCTCGCGAATGATAAAATTTAACATTGGAGGAATGAAGGTTTCTGAAGTTATGCTTATGCTCGCGGAGTGTTATGCCCGCTCGAATAAGGTGGCTGAAGCGATGCAAATTGTGAACGATTTGCGTAAAAAGCGAATTTTACCTACAAAATATGCCGATTTGGTTGCGAACAATCAGGAGGAAGCCTTTAATCATGTGATGGACGAGCGTTCGCGGGAGTTGGTGCTTACACCCAATAATTTTTACGATATACGACGCTTGGAGGTTGAAGGAAGACACCAGGCGGTAGAGCGTATCCTTCAGGATGGAGCAAAGGTAACGGTGCAGAGCAGTAGCAGCATATTTATTATGCCATTTCCTGACGATGCCCTCCATAAAAGCCCTAACCTAAAGCAAAACGTTGAAAAGTAGGTCATAAACTTTGGGGCTGTCATAAGTTTATTCGATAGCCCCTTTTACACTATTCATTTATTTCTAACAGACTACAGGTTCAAATATCAGAATCTGCCGGTGATGTAGGTTTTTTCGTAAAGTTACTCGCCTTTGGTCTTAATTTAAAAAATGTTGTATGAAACATATATTACTATTACTGTTGGTTTTAGTAGGCACCCAACAGGGCTTTGCGCAGGAACCTTTTTCATCTATTAAAGGAACCCTCGAAAAAAAAGGTATTTCGAAAATATGCCTATTTAGGACGATAAATGGGCGTGAAGACACCATTGCTACGACGAGCCCTTCGGCCGATGGAACTTTTGGGTTTCTACTTAAAGTGCCAGAGGCGGCATTTTACACGGTTGGAGATAAGCAAAAATCCTATCGACTTTACCTTAAACCGGGAGACGCTGCAACTGTTCTTATTAACGATTCGCTAATGACTTTTGTTGGGGGTAATACTAAAGAGAACTTGGCGCTTGGGAAATGGCAGCAGTTTAGCCAGCCGTTGAAAAAAATGACTGTTTATTTCTATGAAGGACGATCAACATATAAGGAAATATTTCCGGAGTTAGAGAAAGTTGAGGCAAAGGCAAAGTCTTTCGTAAAAATGAATAGTTCTGGGAATAAAATATTTGATAACCTTATGAATCAAGTTATCAGATATGATTTAGACTACTATACGCTGATGGGGATATACACCCCTAGGGTAGAGCATCCGAATTTAGATCAGTATCCGATGCGTGTAAAAAGACTTATTGGCACGAAGGATTATGATGACGATAATGTGTTGAAGCAACCTTATGGCGAAAAACTTCTTACCTTGATCTGTACCTACTTGAAGGTTACTGGAGGCTCGGCCTATAATAGTGTTGACAAGCAGATTGCTGCACTAGGAGGGAATCTATCTAAAGGGGTATTGGTGGTGAATGTTGCTAAATACTTTAAATCTTATAAAGAGTTTCAGGAGATCGAGGAAAAATATGGTTCTTTGATTACCAATGCCGATTTAAAGGGGTTTATGGAAAAAATTCGTCTGTCGTTAATAGATTATAAAGAAGGAACTCCTGCTTACAACTTTACGTATGCCGATACTTCCGGTCGGAATGTATCTCTAAGCGATTTTAAAGGGAAGGTTGTGCTTGTAGATGTGTGGGCTACTTGGTGTGGTCCTTGTAAAAAGGAATTACCTTCACTTAATGCTTTAGAGCAGGAGTATGAGGGGAAAGACGTCGTTTTTATAAGTGTTTCAACAGATAGCAAGAAGGATCTTGAAAAGTGGAAGGCTTTTGTTAAGGAGCACCATTTGGGCGGTGTTCAGCTTTTTGCAGGCGAAAATTCTACGCTTTCAAAAGACTATCGAATCAATGGTATTCCTCGATTTATGCTTTTTGATAAAAAGGGGGCAATTGTTACGGTAGATGCACCTAGGCCTTCTAACCCTGATCTTAAATATTTGATTAATAATCAACTTAGCAAGTAATAGTGATGCTGATTTTATTGATAAGGACATTTGGTGCTTTTGTTCTCGTGTTTGGAACCTTTTTCGCAAGTTTTGCACAGAAAGGTACATCAACGATAAGAGGAACAGTTGCAAATTTATCTGTACGATATGTTTATGTCGAAATTTCTCAAGAAAAGAGAACGATTGTAGATTCCATTGAAGTTGAGGGTGGTATCTTTGAGAAGAAGTATGCTGCTGATTCTATACTACAGTTAATGGTTAGCTTAGATCGTCCGCTTTCGTTATTAAGTGAGTTAAGCAAACAGGGTAAAAAGGTCGATTTGTCGGCATACTATCCTAATCTAGGAAATGAAAGTTCTCCTACACAGGCGGTATTACGTCCAATTTTAGACGAAATGATACCAAAACCTCTCGAAAGGAAGCTGCATATTTTTATTAAACCAGGAGAAGATATTAATTTAAAAGTACCCATGACAGGCATTTCTAATGCAGAAGTGCAGGGTAGCACAGATGTGGTTAAGTATGTTGCTTTTTTACAGATAATAAATCCTTTAGAGCAGCAGCTTGAGTTGGTTGAGCGGGAGTTCAAAACCTATGAAGGCGAGCTAAGTATTGGATTAATTGCCCAATTTGATGATAGGCTGACAGCATTAAAACGGCAAATGAGTACCGAAGCCTTTAATTTTGTAAAGGCTAACCCAACCTCCCCTTATATTTATGCTATTAGTTGGGAATATATCAGCCAAGATATTAAGTTACTAGCTGAGGTTTGTAAGATTTTAGAAGAAAAAAAAGGGTTAACGAAAGAGGGTATAAGCTTGAAACGTAATTTATTGCGCTACAGCAAAGCTCCAGAAGGGAGTGTTGTACCTGATTTTACAGCCACCGATTCGAAGGGCAACTCTGTTACACTGAGTCAGTTAAAGGGAACGGTTGTTTTAGTAGAATTTTGGGCTTCATGGTGTGCTCCTTGCAGAGCAGAAAATCCTTATTTGGCTTACATTAATGAACGATACAAGGATAAAGGATTTGTTCTGGTAAGTTTTTCTCTCGATAATAAAAAGGAGAGTTGGTTTGATGCAATGGATAAGGATAAAATGACTTGGATAAATGTATCAGATCTCGAAGGAATAAAGAGTGCAATAGCCAGTAAGTATGGTGTTCGAGGTATTCCTGCTAACTATCTAATTTGTGATGGAAAGATTGTTGCCGTAAACCTTAGAAAGCAGCTCCTTAACGAAAAACTTCAAGAAATACTAAAGTAGTGAGTCTTCCTTATAAAACTTCTCTCTTTAAGGAGTGACTATTTAGCAGTTTGTTTATTTGGAGATTGTGGGCCACAACGTGGCTCACAGTTTTCCTGAACCCTCAATTTTATTTCATGAAAAAGTATGTATTCGCAGCAATTGCTGCGGTAGGAGGCTTATTGGCTAATAGCGGCGTTGCTCAGCAACATTCCGATCTAAGCTTACCTGTTGATTCGAAAGTTAAGATTGGCAAATTGCCTAACGGATTGACTTACTACATTAGAAAAAATGACATACCGGAGCAAAGAGCTGAGTTTTTTATTGTGCAAAGAGTGGGGTCCATGCTTGAGAATGAAAGCCAGCAGGGGCTTGCGCATTTTCTTGAGCATATGGCTTTTAATGGAACCAAAAATTTTCCGGGAGATAGGCTTATAAAGTACTGTGAATCTATTGGAGTAAAATTTGGGGAAAATATTAATGCATATACGGCTTTTGATGAAACAGTTTACAATATTTCAAATGTTCCTACCACTCGTTCTACAATAATAGATTCGGCTCTCCTTGTGTTACACGATTGGTCTAACTGTATAAGTTTAGAAGACAAAGAAATAGATAAGGAGCGTGGAGTAATCCGCGAGGAATGGCGAACACGTAACACGGGTCAGAACCGTGTTGGTAGTGCCTACTTTAAGGAGGTATATCCGAATAATATTACCGGCACTAGAATGCCGATTGGTTCTATTGATGTTATTAACAGTTTTTCATATCAGCAGCTTCGTGACTACTATAAAAAATGGTATAGGCCCGATCTTCAGGCTATTATTATTGTAGGAGATGTGGAGGTTGCCGATGTTGAGGCTAGAATTAAATCCATTTTCGCCGATATCAGCAGGCCTGTAAATCCAACCGAACGCACTTATGTCGCAGTAGAAGACAATCAGGAACCTATTGTCTCAATTGTAACAGATCCTGAAGTTAATAAAACGTCGGTGTCGTTGATGTATAAGATGCATACGGTACAATTTACAGAGCGAAATAGTAGGTTGTACTACGTCAGGGGTATTGTTCAGAATTTTATAGCCCAAATGCTGAATGCCCGTTTTGCTGAAATATCCCAGAAATCCAATCCTCCGTTTCAAGGCGCTGGGGCAACTTACGGAAATTATATTGTTTCTAAGACTAAAGATGCGTGGACAACAGGGGCTTCTGCAAAGAGTGGAGAGGCGCTAAATGCTCTTAAAGCAATTGTGCGAGAGAACGAGCGAATGCACCGTTTTGGCTTTAGCGTATCTGAACTTGAGCGTGTAAAGGTGGAGTATCTACGTAATTTTGAAAATGCGTTTAACGAGCGAGAAAAGCAAAAAAGCGGAGTTTTTGTTCAAGAATATGTAAATAACTTTACAACGAACGAACCTATTCCTGGAATAGAATTTGAATTTGACCTCGTGAAAAAGGTTTTGCCTAGTATTAATGTAGAGGATATTAATCGTCTTGCTAAGTCTTATGTCTCCGATACTAATATGGTAATAGTCGTAACAGGGCCCCATAAAGAGGGAGTTTATACCCCTACGAAGGAAGAAGTTCTTGCTGCAGTTGCCGATATACAGAGAGAAAATATAGAACCTTATCAGGACAAGGTGATTACGGAACCTTTATTAGCAACTTTGCCCAAAGGTGGAAAGGTAGTGCAATCCGAAAATGCCCCGTTTGGCTACACAAAGTGGAAGTTATCCAACGGTGCTAAAGTTTTTATAAAAAAAACAGACTTTAAAAAGGATCAAATACTAATGCATGCTTTTTCGGAAGGAGGAACGTCCTTGTTTAATGAAAAGGAAAGAGCAAACTACAGCATTATAAATGAGGTGGTGCCTCTCGGAGGGCTTGGGGGATTTGATCCAATGGAGTTGAATAAGGTTCTTAACGGAAAAATTGTAGGGATAAGTGCTAACGTGGGCAGTAGTGCAGAGTCTCTTTCTGGTAATACTACGCCCAAAGATTTTGAGTCACTTATGCAGCTTACCTTTCTTAAGATCACCCAACCAAGAATGGATGAAGTGGCATTTAAGAACTATGTGTCAAGAAAGAGAAATCAGCTGGAGATCGCAGCTCTTAATCCAGCATCTGCTCTTTCGGATTCTATTCGAACAACCCTCTATGATCGTAACCCATTCATGTCGAAATTTGATCTAGAGATGCTCAATAAAGTAGATTATGCGAGGGTGGTAGAACTCTATAAGGAGCGCTTTGCCAATGCAGGAGACTTTACTTTTATACTTACAGGCAACATTGATTCCTGTGTCGTAAAACCGATGGTGGAACTCTACCTCGGAGGTTTACCAAGTTCGACGGGAACTGAAAAATGGAAAGACCGAGGAGTAAGAATGGTGAAAGGAGTTAAAACCGTTGATTTTGAAAAGGTGTTAAGCGTTCCCAAATCAAGTGTTTTTGTTTGTTACTCTGGAACGGCAAAGTATTCGATGGAGAATAGTATTTTGATGGATTTTGTTTCTTCAATACTTGATTTCAGGTACACTGAAGCAATCAGAGAGAAGGAGGGGGCCTCTTACGGAGTATCTGTAGGTGCTTCTATAGATATTAAGCCAATCGAGCAGTACATGCTTCAAATTTCATTTGATACCGATCCGAAGTTAAAGTCAAAGATGCTTGCCATTGTCCATCAAGAAATCAAGAATTTTATAGAGAAAGGTCCTTCACTTGAGGATATCAGTAAAGTAAGGGAGTTTATGCTGAAAAGAAATCAGGATATGCAGGTAGAAAACCGTTTTTGGTTGAATATTCTCTCTTTGTATCTCCAAAATCAGGTGGATTTTTCAACAACGTATTCTTCATATATTAAGAGTATTACACCTGAAATGGTTAAAAATGCTGCAAAAGAGTGGTTAGATCAGGGGAATATTG
This region of Alistipes sp. ZOR0009 genomic DNA includes:
- a CDS encoding peroxiredoxin family protein gives rise to the protein MLILLIRTFGAFVLVFGTFFASFAQKGTSTIRGTVANLSVRYVYVEISQEKRTIVDSIEVEGGIFEKKYAADSILQLMVSLDRPLSLLSELSKQGKKVDLSAYYPNLGNESSPTQAVLRPILDEMIPKPLERKLHIFIKPGEDINLKVPMTGISNAEVQGSTDVVKYVAFLQIINPLEQQLELVEREFKTYEGELSIGLIAQFDDRLTALKRQMSTEAFNFVKANPTSPYIYAISWEYISQDIKLLAEVCKILEEKKGLTKEGISLKRNLLRYSKAPEGSVVPDFTATDSKGNSVTLSQLKGTVVLVEFWASWCAPCRAENPYLAYINERYKDKGFVLVSFSLDNKKESWFDAMDKDKMTWINVSDLEGIKSAIASKYGVRGIPANYLICDGKIVAVNLRKQLLNEKLQEILK
- a CDS encoding RagB/SusD family nutrient uptake outer membrane protein; the encoded protein is MKKLQLLGLVTLSSLFIGCDLDIPPKGQIILEKEKDYTALLDYANLFNYDNQLAWYSSFDAGSMSSIVTGNGYLFSKACYLGLSDVDRTTDFKTTPLYTECYKRIARYNIVIDEVVKSDGDPKDKLRTRAEALVLRAYNYFVLVNTFAKPYNKATSSTDGGVLVRTAFSLEENPPQMTVEQVYHAIESDLVSALPHLGSKGKNVNHPGLAFANGVLAKVYLFKGEFDKAETAAKESLKHNSFIFDWVAWDLGPKPAPEIGYNNEENLYFGYGINSFTPLGFGIGPRLVSKYTPGDLRKDRFFWYTFSAFLPGCYAYREYYEKVNGVNVSRMIKFNIGGMKVSEVMLMLAECYARSNKVAEAMQIVNDLRKKRILPTKYADLVANNQEEAFNHVMDERSRELVLTPNNFYDIRRLEVEGRHQAVERILQDGAKVTVQSSSSIFIMPFPDDALHKSPNLKQNVEK
- a CDS encoding M16 family metallopeptidase; this translates as MKKYVFAAIAAVGGLLANSGVAQQHSDLSLPVDSKVKIGKLPNGLTYYIRKNDIPEQRAEFFIVQRVGSMLENESQQGLAHFLEHMAFNGTKNFPGDRLIKYCESIGVKFGENINAYTAFDETVYNISNVPTTRSTIIDSALLVLHDWSNCISLEDKEIDKERGVIREEWRTRNTGQNRVGSAYFKEVYPNNITGTRMPIGSIDVINSFSYQQLRDYYKKWYRPDLQAIIIVGDVEVADVEARIKSIFADISRPVNPTERTYVAVEDNQEPIVSIVTDPEVNKTSVSLMYKMHTVQFTERNSRLYYVRGIVQNFIAQMLNARFAEISQKSNPPFQGAGATYGNYIVSKTKDAWTTGASAKSGEALNALKAIVRENERMHRFGFSVSELERVKVEYLRNFENAFNEREKQKSGVFVQEYVNNFTTNEPIPGIEFEFDLVKKVLPSINVEDINRLAKSYVSDTNMVIVVTGPHKEGVYTPTKEEVLAAVADIQRENIEPYQDKVITEPLLATLPKGGKVVQSENAPFGYTKWKLSNGAKVFIKKTDFKKDQILMHAFSEGGTSLFNEKERANYSIINEVVPLGGLGGFDPMELNKVLNGKIVGISANVGSSAESLSGNTTPKDFESLMQLTFLKITQPRMDEVAFKNYVSRKRNQLEIAALNPASALSDSIRTTLYDRNPFMSKFDLEMLNKVDYARVVELYKERFANAGDFTFILTGNIDSCVVKPMVELYLGGLPSSTGTEKWKDRGVRMVKGVKTVDFEKVLSVPKSSVFVCYSGTAKYSMENSILMDFVSSILDFRYTEAIREKEGASYGVSVGASIDIKPIEQYMLQISFDTDPKLKSKMLAIVHQEIKNFIEKGPSLEDISKVREFMLKRNQDMQVENRFWLNILSLYLQNQVDFSTTYSSYIKSITPEMVKNAAKEWLDQGNIVEVIMNPKSDI
- a CDS encoding TlpA family protein disulfide reductase — protein: MKHILLLLLVLVGTQQGFAQEPFSSIKGTLEKKGISKICLFRTINGREDTIATTSPSADGTFGFLLKVPEAAFYTVGDKQKSYRLYLKPGDAATVLINDSLMTFVGGNTKENLALGKWQQFSQPLKKMTVYFYEGRSTYKEIFPELEKVEAKAKSFVKMNSSGNKIFDNLMNQVIRYDLDYYTLMGIYTPRVEHPNLDQYPMRVKRLIGTKDYDDDNVLKQPYGEKLLTLICTYLKVTGGSAYNSVDKQIAALGGNLSKGVLVVNVAKYFKSYKEFQEIEEKYGSLITNADLKGFMEKIRLSLIDYKEGTPAYNFTYADTSGRNVSLSDFKGKVVLVDVWATWCGPCKKELPSLNALEQEYEGKDVVFISVSTDSKKDLEKWKAFVKEHHLGGVQLFAGENSTLSKDYRINGIPRFMLFDKKGAIVTVDAPRPSNPDLKYLINNQLSK